The nucleotide sequence TTCGGCCACACCTTGGGCGGTTGAAAGATCGGCGGCCAAGGCAATCAGGTCCGCATCGGTGGCTTGCCCGCGTATTTCGTCGATCGCTCGATTCACGCTGGATTCGGAGCGCCCGTTGATGGTCACCCGCGCGCCTTCGATGGCCAATTTGGTCGCAATGGCTTGGCCGATACCGCCGGACGAAGCAGTGACCAACGCGGTTTTTCCCTGTAATGTTCGTTCCATGTTTCAGTGCTTGTTGGAAACGTTTGCTTGATGAATGACAACGGTCGATCGATTGCAAGAACCAGGGATCGGCCGCCGACGGGTATCCCAATGACTTTCGCGTGGTGTCCACCGCCATGTGCCGGTGAATGCAGTATCGGCGCGGCCGATTTTGCGACGCATGGTGTGTTGTTGTCGGGATGTCTTTGCAATCATCATGCCAACCGACGCGGTGCGGTGATCGATGCCGGATCACGATGGCGACGCGGGGGGCCAAAAAAAATGCCGGCAAGCCCAGAAGGACTTGCCGGCGATGAAAGGCCGATTGGTTTGCGAATGCCCCGACAGGGTTCGCCATCGACTGGCTTATTCGCTCAAGTCAAAGTCTTGGGCTTCGTCCGGACCCGGCGTCGCATAGGCGGGGTCTTTTGCGCGAATGTAGACTTCGCCGTTGTCCAGCATGCGAACATCCAGCGGCACGATCGTGACGCCTTGTTCGTTGATGGTTTGGGCGTTCTCACCAAGATCGCGATCCTGGATGCCGTCGCGAGGCACGGGGGGGACATTGGCATTAAAGAATGCCGTGTTCCACCACTTGCCATCTTTGTCTTGGAATGGCGTACCGTGACCCAGGAACCGTCCGGCAAACTTCCGCGGACCGTAGGGACCGTTGATGTTGTCGGCCACGCAGTAGTAAAGGTTGTAGGATCCCTTGCGACCTTGATCGGTCGACCAAGCTGTTCCCAGATGGACGTACTTGCCGCCGACTTTGATCATCGTCGCGCCTTCGTGACCGATGCGGCTGATCGGGGTTCCATCGGGGCCAGGTCGGCTGCCGGCCGGATCGATGCGTACCGGTTCGCCGGTGTAGCCGGACAAGTCCTTTTTCATCGGGGCGACCAAGGTGTTTTGCCATAACAGGTACGGCGTACCCTCGTCGTCGGTGAAGATCGAAGGATCGTGTCGCGGACCCATGTTCCCGTTCATCGGGTGCACCCAGGGCCCTTTCAATTCAGGGCCCGTCGTGAGGGCCAGGCTGGAATGGCTTTTGGGGCAATGCACCAACGCCCAGCGGTCGCCCATCCAGTGGACTTCGGGGGCCCAGATCAAACGTTTCTTGATCTTTTGACCGTTCTGTTCGCGGTGCGTGTCGCTCAGGTCGAACACGACGCCCAAGGATTCCCACTCGATCAAGTCGGGGCTGCGGTACACACGGACTTGATCGCCGACGATGCTTTGGTCGCCCAGACCGATGTTATAAGGATTTTCGTCTTCGCGAGGATCGTCTTCTCGCGGCTGCGTTCCGGTCAGATAGTAATAACCGTCTGGGCCCAGGGTGATATAAGGATCACGGATCCAACCGGGCTTGATGTACAAGGCACGGTCATGGCTTTTCAGTCCGGCACGAATCGTTTCCGGGTCCATGACTGGACCCGGCTTGCGATCGGTGGGGACTTCTCGAAATGCCGCTTTGGGAAACGCATCCGCGGCCTTTTGGTCGATCGACGTGAACAGAATCTTGTGGACTTTGGCCAGGCGATCGGCGGGAATCTTGATGACTTCGCGATCGTAGGTCATCAGTCCGTTGATTTCGCCTTCGACGTCGGTCGTTTGAGTGTAAACGCCGCCCGCAATTCCTTGGCGTCGCAGACGATCCAGGCCTTCAATGGAGGTCAAGTAACGTTCCAAGTATTCCTGTTTGTTCTGTGGCAGCCCGCCGTAACCCCAGTTGCGACGATCGGCGTCCCACAAGTGGCCACGAATCGGCAGACCGTGTCCGCCGAATTCGCCGACGACTTTGATGAAGTCGTCAAAGCGTCCGCCCTTGCCTAGGTCGAACGGGAAATCAGGATGGGGATATTGATGGTGATCGACGACGTCACCGACCGGCCAGAAGTTTCCACCGCTGGCGATGTTGATCAACCGCGACGGGTCTCGATCGACGGTCCATTGCCCCACTTCCATGGTGCGGTGCTGGCCCCATCGTTCGTTGAACGGAACCCAGGAAACGATCGACGGGTGATTTTCCAGTGTGTCGATCATCCGTTCCAGTTCCAGCATGAATTGATCGTGCTGATCATCAGGCCAAACGGCATCGGTGGGATCGGGTTGCAATCGCGTCCACGGCGGTTGGGGGCCACCGCTGACGTGGTCTTGCCACATCATCATGCCCAGTCGGTCACAGTGATAGTAATATCGTCGTGGTTCGACCTTGATGTGTTTGCGGATCATGTTGAATCCGGCATTCTTCAAGTACTCGATGTCGAACAACATCGCTTCGTCCGACGGCGGCGTCAGCAACCCGTCGGGCCACCAACCTTGATCCAGCGGTCCCCAGTGGAACAAGACGTCGCCGTTGAGCGTGAATCGCCAGTGCCCGTCAGCGTCTTTGACTTTGCCGACCGTTCGGATGCCCGCGTAGGAAGCGACGGAGTCGACGGCGTTGCCCGAGTCGTCATTCAGCGTGACTTCGATGTCGTACAAGTGCGGTTGGTCGGGCGACCACAGCTTGGCGTTGTCGATCACCAATTCGATCGTGTCGGCGGTTTCACCTGTGGCAACGACGCGTTGGCCGTCGCGGACGACGATGCGACAGTTCTGGCCGGATGTCGTTTCCGGGGAAACGGTGATGCTGCCGCGATCTGCATCGGTGCTGATCTTGATGTCGCGGATCGATTCGCTGGGAACCTGTTCCATCCAAACCGTTTGCCAGATGCCCGAAACGCGTGTGTACCAAATGCCGCGTGCGTTGAAGGTTTGCTTGCCACGCAGTTGGTATTGCTCGGTGGCGTCTTCGACACGCACGACCAACTCATTTGCGCCCTGTTTGACCGCGTCGGTGATGTCGAACTGGAACGGCGTGTTTCCGCCGGTGTGCGTTCCGACGGACGCTGAGTTGACGAAGACTTCGCAGTGGTAATCGACGGCTTCGAAGTTCAGGATCTGTCGATGCCCATCGGCGACGTCGGCGTCAAAGGTGCGTCGATACCACAGGGCCTCCGACGGATCCAGCAAACGCTGGACGCCGCCGAGTTTGGATTCCAAACAGAACGGGACCAAGATTTTGCCGTCCCACTGGCCGGGCGTGTCGTGGGAATCCAATGACGTGACGGCATAGTCCCAGTGTCCGTTCAGGTTCGTCCAGTCGTCCCGTTTCAATTGAGGACGCGGGTATTCGGTCCAGGCGTTTTCGGCCGTGACCTTCTTACCCCAGCGGGTGATCAGGTCAGACTGAAAAGGTTGTTTGCTGCCGGCCGGTTGCGGCAATTCCGGCAGCCGGCCCGGACGCGCAAAGTGGACGTCGATGAATTGACCGCCGCTGGTCTGTTTGCAATGCACGGCCAAGACGTTGGTGCCGGTTCGGACCGCGTCTTTTTTGTCGGCGGGAATTTTGACCAGCTTGTATTGGCGGGCGTAACCGTCCAAATCCGCGACCAACACGCCGTTCAAATAGATCTGGGCGTCTTCGTCGTGATGGACATACAACGCGATGTCTTTGGCCGGTTTGTTTAATCGAATCGATTTGCGCAACCAGATTTCATCGGTTTCCCAGCGGGTGCCGACGCGCGCACCCGGCGTGTCGGCGGTGCCAAAGCCGCCGGAGCCTTCTTTCCAACCTTGGGCGACGTAGTCGGGTTGTTGCCAGTCGCCATCAGGTTGTTCAAACGTGTATCGCCAACTGTCGACGATGGGCTGGGCCCAGGCGGTCGACCCGGCACCGATCATCACGGCGACGGTAAACAGAGAGGACAGAATCTTCATCAGTCTCAACAAATCACTTCGAGGGGTGGGGGAGGGAGGGGAAAAGTGTGCGTTGAAGGATCTCATTCCGCGCGGTCACCGTTCGGTATGCAAACGGATGTCGGCGTTACGATCACAAGTCAAGCGGCCGTCGTTGATCTGGAGTTCCGCGATTTGCAGGAAGGAGATCTTCTGGGTGACCGTCCGTTTTTCCGCGGGCGGCGTCGGATAGGGACGATTCGGTTCGGTGTGATAAAAGATGAACGCGCGATCGTCACGGACCGCGACGCTGGGGTGTCGGGCGCGTGTTCCGTCGGCTGGTCCGAATCCCGGTTCCAACAGAATGCGTTCTTGCTGATGCCATGTGACGGCGTCATCACTGTGAAAGACCGCAAGCCCGTCGTGCGGATCAGTCAGCATCCAATATCGGTCGGCGAAACGAAACACATAGGGGGCTTCTTGATAACCAAAGCCACGGTCGTCGGCGTTGACGTCGCCAGGGCAGGGGCCATGGTTTTGCCAATGTTGCAAGTCGTCGCTGGTCGCCCACTGAATCCCGCCGCCTTTTCCGACGCGGTAGTAAGCATGAAATCGGTCGCCCATTTTCAATAGGGACACATCGATCGGGTCGGGCTGGTGAAAATTGGGAACACCGACCAGCTTCCATCCATCGATCGGATCGGAAAGCGGGGCGACGTAATGACGAATCACCCCATCGCCACCCCATGGCGGCGTTGCCGACGCTTTGTACGTCGCGAACATGTGAATCTGGTCGCCGTCGACGATGATCCCCGGTGCCCAATGAGTGTCCGGGTTGTCGGGTTGGCCTTTGCGACCATCAAACGTGCAGTAACCGCGAAACGTCCAATGCTTGAAATCTTTTGATGCCAGCACGCCGATCGGTGTCCCGACATATGACGCTTGCTGACGTGTTGCACGTCGAGCGGTGAAGTAGATCAGCCATTGTTTGCTGGACGGATCGAACACGATTTCCGGGTCACACGATCCGTGATAATTCGGATCGGCAAACATCGGCTTGCTGAGATCACCAAAACGTTTCGGCGTGAACTTCGACGTGTCCACTTCGGCATGGTCGTCTGTTTCGTCATCCGGTTTTCGGTCACCCGTGGTGATCTTGTGAGAAACCACGGTGCCATTGAAATCATTTGGCGCGGGGTAGTCGCCCGCGGGCGTTCGTTCGTCAAAGCCGATGCTGAGTGCGTCGACCGGCTGGATCGGAATCAGACCGGGTGATGGACGGGAAGTTGCCGGCTGGTCGTTGACGGTCAAGGTCATTTGATCGGAGGTCAGACTGGCTGACAGTTTGACCGTACCACTGACGCGGTGCGACGACATTAGACGTGTGACTTGGCCTTTCAACCGGACATCCAGCATGGCAATGCCGTCATCGAA is from Crateriforma conspicua and encodes:
- a CDS encoding family 43 glycosylhydrolase, which translates into the protein MKILSSLFTVAVMIGAGSTAWAQPIVDSWRYTFEQPDGDWQQPDYVAQGWKEGSGGFGTADTPGARVGTRWETDEIWLRKSIRLNKPAKDIALYVHHDEDAQIYLNGVLVADLDGYARQYKLVKIPADKKDAVRTGTNVLAVHCKQTSGGQFIDVHFARPGRLPELPQPAGSKQPFQSDLITRWGKKVTAENAWTEYPRPQLKRDDWTNLNGHWDYAVTSLDSHDTPGQWDGKILVPFCLESKLGGVQRLLDPSEALWYRRTFDADVADGHRQILNFEAVDYHCEVFVNSASVGTHTGGNTPFQFDITDAVKQGANELVVRVEDATEQYQLRGKQTFNARGIWYTRVSGIWQTVWMEQVPSESIRDIKISTDADRGSITVSPETTSGQNCRIVVRDGQRVVATGETADTIELVIDNAKLWSPDQPHLYDIEVTLNDDSGNAVDSVASYAGIRTVGKVKDADGHWRFTLNGDVLFHWGPLDQGWWPDGLLTPPSDEAMLFDIEYLKNAGFNMIRKHIKVEPRRYYYHCDRLGMMMWQDHVSGGPQPPWTRLQPDPTDAVWPDDQHDQFMLELERMIDTLENHPSIVSWVPFNERWGQHRTMEVGQWTVDRDPSRLINIASGGNFWPVGDVVDHHQYPHPDFPFDLGKGGRFDDFIKVVGEFGGHGLPIRGHLWDADRRNWGYGGLPQNKQEYLERYLTSIEGLDRLRRQGIAGGVYTQTTDVEGEINGLMTYDREVIKIPADRLAKVHKILFTSIDQKAADAFPKAAFREVPTDRKPGPVMDPETIRAGLKSHDRALYIKPGWIRDPYITLGPDGYYYLTGTQPREDDPREDENPYNIGLGDQSIVGDQVRVYRSPDLIEWESLGVVFDLSDTHREQNGQKIKKRLIWAPEVHWMGDRWALVHCPKSHSSLALTTGPELKGPWVHPMNGNMGPRHDPSIFTDDEGTPYLLWQNTLVAPMKKDLSGYTGEPVRIDPAGSRPGPDGTPISRIGHEGATMIKVGGKYVHLGTAWSTDQGRKGSYNLYYCVADNINGPYGPRKFAGRFLGHGTPFQDKDGKWWNTAFFNANVPPVPRDGIQDRDLGENAQTINEQGVTIVPLDVRMLDNGEVYIRAKDPAYATPGPDEAQDFDLSE